Proteins from a single region of Deltaproteobacteria bacterium:
- a CDS encoding C-GCAxxG-C-C family protein: MKRDKNEIMDMAFSIAKQYEMTCGGCSQCTLSGILDALGIRNDDIFKAATGLADGVGLTGDGHCGALSGGVLAIGYFFGRDRGDFDNIMKLVKANLLSKRLHDRFVDKYGTCRCADLQTSLLGRFYNLYDPEEMKAGIKAGLLETCSTLVGEVARMTTEIILETRERDAE; encoded by the coding sequence ATGAAAAGAGACAAAAATGAGATCATGGATATGGCGTTTAGCATAGCCAAACAATATGAGATGACCTGCGGCGGATGCTCACAATGTACCCTATCGGGAATCTTAGATGCCCTGGGGATAAGAAATGACGACATTTTCAAGGCGGCTACCGGTTTGGCGGACGGCGTCGGCCTGACAGGTGACGGCCATTGCGGCGCTCTTTCCGGCGGCGTCCTTGCTATCGGCTATTTTTTCGGGCGAGACAGAGGAGACTTCGACAATATAATGAAGTTGGTAAAAGCGAATCTTCTCTCGAAAAGACTGCATGATCGTTTTGTGGACAAATATGGGACCTGCAGATGTGCCGACTTGCAGACATCACTCTTGGGCCGTTTTTATAATCTGTATGACCCGGAGGAAATGAAGGCCGGCATCAAGGCCGGTTTGCTGGAGACATGCTCCACGCTCGTAGGTGAAGTGGCAAGAATGACCACCGAAATAATTTTGGAAACACGGGAAAGGGATGCAGAATAA
- a CDS encoding TIGR04211 family SH3 domain-containing protein, which produces MTRWIIGFGISLCIFVGSVPCRAEKAYVLNPTKITLRSGPGTQEKILAMLPQDEPVEILDSQEGWSRVRLLGPKWDNKEGWVVSGFLVSRVPGEIRAASLEKENARLKEKSTRLEAEWQTLTDERKEMGRKLEETERALADIQEKYRTLKEEAGEFLQLKEKYDIAQERMQDALATAKELSKENETLKSSQRNTWFLTGGAVMLVGLIFGLVLGKREKRRKSSYY; this is translated from the coding sequence ATGACTAGATGGATTATTGGTTTTGGTATAAGTCTATGCATATTCGTAGGTTCGGTCCCTTGCCGGGCTGAGAAGGCCTATGTACTGAATCCCACTAAGATTACCTTGCGAAGCGGTCCGGGCACCCAGGAAAAGATCCTGGCCATGCTCCCCCAGGATGAGCCCGTCGAGATCCTGGATTCCCAGGAGGGGTGGAGCCGTGTCCGGCTCCTGGGACCCAAATGGGACAATAAGGAAGGCTGGGTGGTGAGCGGATTTCTGGTTTCGCGTGTCCCGGGGGAAATCCGGGCCGCGTCCTTGGAAAAGGAAAATGCAAGGCTTAAAGAGAAATCAACCCGTCTCGAGGCGGAATGGCAAACCCTGACCGATGAACGAAAGGAGATGGGAAGAAAGCTGGAGGAAACCGAGCGGGCGTTGGCCGATATACAGGAGAAATACAGGACCCTGAAAGAGGAGGCCGGTGAATTCCTGCAACTCAAAGAGAAGTATGACATTGCACAAGAGAGGATGCAGGATGCCCTTGCGACCGCGAAAGAACTGAGCAAGGAAAACGAAACGCTCAAGTCCTCCCAGCGGAATACATGGTTTCTCACGGGGGGCGCAGTGATGCTGGTGGGCCTCATCTTCGGTCTTGTCCTGGGAAAGAGAGAGAAAAGGCGGAAATCGAGTTATTATTAA
- a CDS encoding molybdenum cofactor biosynthesis protein MoaE, with translation MDLTGMIQAMKKHSLYPDMGMIATHLGVVRATSLSGDRVNAIEIEFDEDEIKKIADETKKMPGIVDVLIETAEPGRLTVGDDIMAVVVGGDTREHVFPALIDTVDRIKKRGASKREYIAI, from the coding sequence ATGGACCTGACCGGAATGATTCAAGCCATGAAGAAACACTCCCTTTATCCGGATATGGGGATGATCGCAACCCATCTGGGCGTGGTGAGGGCGACCTCTCTGAGCGGGGACCGGGTGAATGCCATCGAAATCGAGTTCGATGAGGATGAAATCAAAAAAATCGCCGATGAAACAAAGAAAATGCCGGGTATCGTGGACGTGTTGATTGAGACGGCGGAGCCCGGACGATTGACCGTCGGTGACGACATCATGGCCGTGGTCGTAGGGGGAGACACCCGGGAACATGTGTTTCCTGCCCTGATCGATACCGTGGACCGGATCAAGAAACGCGGCGCCAGTAAGAGGGAATATATCGCCATCTAA
- a CDS encoding cysteine hydrolase: MNRALLIIDIQNDYFPGGRMALSGMEKAANNARHALELFRAEDLPIFHVQHVSNRAGATFFLPETEGVKIHESVTPQEGEAIIRKHFPNSFRGTSLNEQLQGLKVENVVICGAMTHMCIDSTVRAAFDLGFGCLVISDACATKDMAFGRVAVEASQVHAAFMAALSSPFAQVIRTNELESHLI, from the coding sequence ATGAATCGAGCATTACTTATCATAGATATTCAAAATGACTACTTCCCCGGTGGCCGAATGGCGCTTTCCGGCATGGAGAAGGCTGCCAATAATGCCCGGCATGCCCTTGAGCTGTTTCGTGCCGAGGATTTGCCGATCTTCCATGTCCAGCACGTATCAAATAGGGCCGGTGCAACTTTTTTCCTGCCGGAGACAGAGGGTGTTAAAATACACGAGAGTGTCACCCCTCAAGAAGGGGAGGCGATAATCCGCAAACATTTTCCAAATTCCTTCAGAGGGACTTCTTTAAATGAACAGCTGCAGGGTCTTAAGGTGGAAAACGTCGTTATTTGCGGTGCAATGACCCACATGTGTATCGATTCCACAGTAAGGGCCGCTTTCGATTTGGGCTTCGGCTGTCTTGTGATATCGGATGCTTGCGCAACAAAGGACATGGCGTTTGGCAGGGTAGCCGTTGAGGCATCGCAGGTGCATGCAGCGTTCATGGCGGCGCTTTCCAGTCCTTTTGCTCAAGTTATCAGGACGAATGAGCTTGAAAGTCATCTGATATAA
- a CDS encoding radical SAM protein, translating into MRQKEYRFEQGPIRPPNEARSLLLRVTRNCPWNQCRFCPVYKGRKFSLRTVDEIKADILTVRDIVDDIRAISWNLGYSGAVNDAVINSILGNGGRSDAYRSVAIWLYYGTGACFLQDADNMVMKTSDLVEVLKFLRQTLPEIIRVTTYSRSRSVVRKSVASLTEIRQAGLDRIHIGLETAYDPLLKLMKKGVTGAQHIEAGQKVLAAGMELSEYVMPGLGGQEMWREHALATAKALNQINPHFIRLRSLRIPSRVPLYESLMDGTFTMQTDDMIAEEIKLFIETLDGITSMVTSDHIMNLLEEVSGKLPEDKEKMLDVVRRYQDLSDMDRLIYRLGRRGGTYGSTDDLKHDPITYGKLKGLLQDIEAKEGMTGVEKLITDMVDRYV; encoded by the coding sequence ATGAGACAAAAGGAATATCGTTTTGAGCAGGGGCCGATACGGCCGCCCAACGAGGCGCGGAGTCTTCTTCTGCGGGTGACCCGAAACTGCCCATGGAACCAGTGTCGATTCTGCCCGGTCTATAAAGGGCGGAAATTTTCCCTCCGCACAGTGGACGAGATCAAGGCAGACATTCTGACCGTACGGGATATCGTGGATGATATCCGGGCGATTTCATGGAATCTGGGATACAGCGGAGCTGTCAATGACGCGGTGATCAATTCCATCCTTGGCAACGGCGGTCGCAGCGACGCCTATCGGAGCGTTGCCATCTGGCTCTATTACGGGACAGGCGCCTGTTTTCTCCAGGATGCGGACAACATGGTCATGAAGACCAGCGACCTGGTGGAGGTCCTCAAGTTCCTGCGACAGACACTGCCGGAGATCATACGCGTCACCACCTATTCCCGATCGCGTTCGGTGGTGCGCAAGTCGGTGGCGTCGTTGACGGAAATACGTCAGGCCGGTCTGGACAGGATCCATATCGGACTCGAAACCGCCTATGACCCGCTGCTCAAGCTGATGAAGAAGGGGGTCACGGGTGCCCAGCACATAGAGGCCGGACAGAAGGTCCTGGCAGCGGGGATGGAACTCTCGGAATATGTGATGCCCGGACTGGGGGGGCAGGAGATGTGGCGGGAGCACGCCCTGGCCACTGCAAAGGCCTTAAATCAGATCAATCCCCATTTTATCCGGCTCAGAAGCCTGCGGATCCCCAGCCGGGTTCCCTTGTACGAGAGTCTCATGGACGGGACGTTCACCATGCAGACCGACGACATGATCGCAGAGGAGATAAAGCTCTTTATCGAGACGCTGGACGGGATTACCAGCATGGTGACCAGCGACCATATCATGAACCTCCTGGAGGAGGTCTCGGGCAAGTTGCCGGAAGACAAGGAAAAGATGCTGGACGTGGTCCGGCGATATCAGGATCTTTCAGATATGGACCGGCTCATCTACCGGCTGGGAAGGCGAGGGGGGACGTACGGCTCGACCGATGACCTGAAACACGATCCCATCACCTATGGAAAGCTCAAGGGTCTGTTGCAGGATATCGAGGCCAAAGAGGGGATGACGGGGGTCGAAAAGCTGATTACCGACATGGTGGACCGGTATGTGTAG
- a CDS encoding DUF72 domain-containing protein, whose protein sequence is MTLYVGTSGYSYKEWKGIFYPDSIQAGQMLHFYGEHFKTVEINNTFYRMPTIPLLESWADAVPADFKFALKAMRRITHVQRLISVEQPLAHLLEITKTLKDRLGPLLFQLPPDFKKDTDRLRDFMDLFPAECRVAFEFRHASWFDDETLRLLHDHGNALCISDAGEDFDTSFALFGDWGYLRLRQPGYSDADLKTWINRIRDQHWREAYVYFKHETEGPLIAERFQELADPAYTPPGRR, encoded by the coding sequence ATCACCCTCTATGTCGGCACCAGCGGTTATTCATATAAGGAATGGAAGGGGATCTTCTACCCGGATTCTATTCAGGCCGGCCAGATGCTGCATTTTTACGGTGAGCATTTCAAGACTGTCGAAATCAATAATACCTTCTATCGCATGCCGACCATCCCTCTCTTGGAATCCTGGGCCGATGCGGTTCCTGCGGATTTCAAATTCGCGCTGAAAGCCATGCGCCGGATCACGCATGTCCAGAGACTTATATCCGTGGAACAGCCACTGGCGCATCTGCTCGAGATTACAAAAACGCTCAAAGATCGTCTGGGTCCGCTGTTGTTTCAATTACCACCCGATTTTAAAAAAGATACGGATCGTTTGCGTGATTTTATGGATCTGTTCCCAGCGGAATGCCGAGTTGCTTTTGAATTCAGACATGCATCCTGGTTTGATGATGAAACGCTTAGACTCCTCCATGATCATGGGAATGCGCTGTGCATTTCCGATGCCGGAGAGGACTTTGATACTTCTTTCGCACTTTTTGGAGATTGGGGTTATCTGCGGTTGAGACAACCCGGTTATAGTGATGCGGACCTGAAGACATGGATTAACCGGATTCGGGATCAACACTGGCGGGAAGCATACGTCTACTTTAAACACGAAACAGAGGGCCCTCTGATTGCCGAAAGGTTTCAGGAGCTGGCCGATCCGGCCTACACCCCTCCCGGGCGCCGGTGA
- a CDS encoding bifunctional precorrin-2 dehydrogenase/sirohydrochlorin ferrochelatase has product MAYYPIFLQLEGMAGLVVGGGGVARRKVETLLAFGAKVSIVSRELAPELNRLIENGKIQFLGEEMEDRFFDDVSLVIAATDDMEFNHRVSEGARRRGLLINAVDQPADCTFIVPSIVRKGDLMIAISTSGKSPALSKKIRKRLETQFGDEYADFLNLMGDLRKRLLAKGLPQEENSRIFHEMVESNLIEALAQGDRETIAATLRRILPADMDMGCITGRIA; this is encoded by the coding sequence ATGGCGTATTATCCGATATTTCTGCAGCTTGAAGGGATGGCGGGCCTTGTGGTGGGGGGCGGGGGCGTGGCCCGGAGAAAGGTGGAGACCCTCCTGGCATTCGGGGCAAAGGTCTCTATCGTCAGCAGGGAGCTGGCTCCGGAACTCAACCGGTTGATTGAAAATGGTAAAATACAGTTTTTAGGCGAGGAGATGGAGGATCGCTTTTTCGATGATGTCTCTCTGGTGATCGCGGCCACAGATGACATGGAATTCAATCACCGGGTCAGCGAGGGGGCCCGCCGCAGGGGACTTCTGATCAATGCCGTGGACCAGCCTGCCGATTGCACCTTTATTGTCCCGTCCATTGTCCGGAAGGGAGATCTCATGATCGCCATATCCACCTCCGGGAAGAGCCCGGCCCTTTCCAAAAAGATCCGCAAAAGGCTCGAGACCCAGTTCGGGGACGAGTATGCGGACTTTCTCAACCTGATGGGCGACCTGCGCAAGAGGCTCTTGGCCAAGGGACTCCCCCAGGAGGAGAACAGCCGGATATTTCACGAGATGGTTGAGAGCAACCTTATCGAGGCCCTGGCTCAAGGGGACAGGGAGACCATCGCCGCAACCCTCAGACGGATCCTTCCGGCGGATATGGATATGGGATGCATTACGGGGAGGATTGCATAA
- the hemA gene encoding glutamyl-tRNA reductase: MLKIIDIGMNHETAPVDLRECLGGDADNTREVLTRMRNLEVVREGLFLSTCNRVEALFVVDEADAAKESVITLMAELGGVNIQDLVPCLYALEDMNAVRHIFNVASSLDSMVVGEPQILGQIKEAYALATREKTSGVILNRLMHRAFHVAKRVRSETGICGAAVSISYAAVELAKKIFHVLEGKKVLLVGAGEMAELAARHLLTNGVSSLIVANRTFERAVEVAGNFNGKAVSFEEIDSELLNVDIVITSTASKEYVITQGQVKKCLRKRRNRPLFFIDIAVPRDVQPEVNDLTNVYLYDIDDLRGVVALNMAQRKEEAVKAGRIVEEEIGKFEKWLKTLAVVPTIVSLRDKAESIIQAEFAKSRSALDQLTPIQHEAVETLTRSIVEKVLNDPIVFLKAKAGRSTLNTYLDLTKRLFRLNGMDSDRTGEAEHRDSGIEAFRNSGVEEFKD; encoded by the coding sequence ATGCTCAAAATTATCGACATCGGGATGAATCATGAGACTGCCCCTGTTGATTTGAGAGAGTGTCTCGGTGGAGATGCGGACAACACCCGAGAGGTCTTGACCCGGATGCGCAATCTGGAGGTTGTCCGGGAAGGGCTTTTCCTCTCTACATGCAACCGGGTGGAGGCCCTGTTCGTAGTCGATGAGGCAGACGCGGCCAAGGAATCGGTTATTACACTAATGGCCGAACTGGGCGGGGTCAATATCCAGGACCTTGTGCCGTGCCTCTATGCCCTGGAAGATATGAATGCGGTCAGGCATATCTTTAATGTAGCCTCGAGCCTTGACTCTATGGTGGTGGGAGAGCCGCAGATCCTGGGCCAGATCAAAGAGGCCTATGCCCTGGCCACCAGGGAAAAGACTTCCGGAGTTATCCTCAACCGGCTGATGCACAGGGCCTTTCATGTGGCAAAACGGGTGAGATCCGAGACCGGGATCTGCGGGGCCGCGGTCTCCATCAGTTATGCGGCCGTTGAACTGGCCAAGAAGATCTTTCACGTGTTGGAGGGGAAAAAGGTCCTCCTTGTGGGGGCCGGCGAAATGGCGGAACTGGCGGCCAGACACCTCCTGACGAACGGCGTCAGTTCCCTCATCGTGGCCAACAGGACCTTTGAACGGGCGGTTGAGGTGGCAGGGAATTTCAATGGCAAGGCGGTCTCCTTTGAGGAAATCGATTCAGAACTTCTGAACGTGGACATTGTGATCACCTCCACCGCCTCCAAGGAATATGTCATCACCCAGGGGCAGGTGAAAAAATGTCTCAGGAAACGGCGCAACCGCCCCCTCTTCTTTATTGATATTGCGGTTCCGAGAGATGTTCAGCCGGAAGTCAATGACCTGACCAATGTTTATCTCTATGATATCGACGACCTCAGGGGCGTGGTTGCGCTGAACATGGCGCAGCGGAAGGAAGAGGCGGTAAAAGCCGGACGCATCGTCGAGGAAGAGATCGGCAAATTTGAAAAATGGCTCAAGACGCTGGCCGTGGTTCCCACGATCGTTTCGTTGCGTGACAAGGCGGAATCGATTATTCAGGCGGAATTCGCCAAGAGCCGTTCTGCCCTGGATCAGCTCACGCCGATCCAGCACGAGGCCGTAGAAACCCTCACCCGATCCATCGTCGAAAAGGTGCTGAATGATCCGATCGTCTTCTTGAAGGCAAAGGCAGGACGATCAACGCTGAACACCTATCTGGATTTGACAAAAAGGTTGTTTCGATTAAATGGGATGGACTCGGATAGGACTGGAGAGGCAGAACATCGGGATTCGGGAATTGAGGCATTTAGGAATTCAGGGGTTGAGGAATTCAAGGATTGA
- the moaC gene encoding cyclic pyranopterin monophosphate synthase MoaC encodes MGMVDVTEKPVVRRQAEAGGRIHLASGTLRKIAGGEIKKGDPFLVAEVAAMNAAKQTHLLIPHCHQIPLDTVKVGFEIIDDGVEVRCLVRAQARTGVEMEALVGVSIALNTVWDMVKYLEKDERGQYPGTLMTDIRVIRKEKGGQND; translated from the coding sequence ATGGGCATGGTGGATGTCACAGAGAAACCGGTGGTCCGGCGCCAGGCAGAGGCCGGAGGGAGGATTCATCTGGCCTCGGGTACGCTTCGGAAGATAGCGGGGGGGGAGATCAAAAAGGGCGATCCGTTTCTGGTGGCTGAGGTGGCTGCCATGAATGCGGCAAAGCAGACCCATCTCTTGATTCCCCACTGTCATCAGATACCGCTGGACACGGTAAAGGTGGGATTTGAAATCATTGATGACGGGGTGGAGGTCCGATGTCTTGTCCGAGCCCAGGCCCGGACAGGGGTTGAAATGGAGGCCCTGGTAGGGGTCAGCATTGCATTAAATACCGTATGGGATATGGTCAAATATCTTGAAAAAGACGAGCGGGGACAATACCCCGGGACCCTGATGACCGATATCCGGGTGATACGAAAAGAAAAAGGCGGACAAAATGACTAG
- a CDS encoding FAD-binding oxidoreductase, which yields MAFPAHYKYIVIGAGIHGLSTAWHLAKELKGGRSGSGKDVLVIDKSAIGAGASGIACGVIRNNYFQPAMRELMAHSVGLWEEDQEAYGYYPIGYMQISYEAMHEDVARIYSQQKAIGYPSEFVEGEKDCMKYMRDNVFHDWQAQNITSVLHEKKGGYAHNTQSLYRLADKAEAEGVRILTGVGVTGLKTDGGSVTAVETVKGSIDCEFLIIGPGPWAQTFWNMLDLPSRIVVRDKDGVIHENVKMWTYWCLVEGTLGVDPDFGNDNLGNLPPVIHVDTDAPLYSSEDGSLITDEPWGIYYKPDCRFGGIQGGSAPYVVEGDPDVDPYGIDSPDFVVGPEFVHMWTSALAHCQKRYEDKYRYYKDEPSGGLGCFTPDNFPVFDVFRQNCYMILDSNHGYKMIGVGQLVAKEVLGRKQRLLEPFRFDRYEKGGLHPVSHSPFPWS from the coding sequence ATGGCATTTCCAGCACATTACAAGTACATCGTCATCGGTGCGGGGATCCATGGGCTCAGCACCGCCTGGCACCTGGCAAAAGAACTGAAAGGCGGGAGGTCCGGCTCCGGGAAGGATGTCCTGGTCATAGACAAGTCTGCCATCGGGGCCGGGGCATCCGGCATAGCGTGCGGCGTCATCCGAAACAACTATTTCCAACCGGCCATGCGGGAACTTATGGCCCATAGTGTGGGTCTGTGGGAGGAGGATCAAGAAGCCTATGGATACTATCCGATCGGATACATGCAGATATCCTATGAGGCCATGCACGAGGATGTGGCGCGGATTTACAGTCAGCAAAAAGCCATCGGATATCCCTCCGAGTTCGTGGAAGGGGAAAAGGACTGCATGAAGTATATGCGGGATAATGTGTTCCACGACTGGCAGGCCCAGAACATCACGTCCGTCTTACATGAAAAAAAAGGCGGCTATGCCCACAACACCCAATCTCTGTACAGGCTGGCAGACAAGGCCGAAGCGGAAGGGGTGCGGATTCTCACAGGAGTGGGGGTCACGGGTCTCAAAACAGACGGGGGTTCTGTAACCGCCGTGGAGACCGTAAAGGGGAGCATTGATTGCGAGTTCCTGATCATAGGACCGGGGCCCTGGGCCCAGACATTCTGGAATATGCTCGATCTCCCTTCCCGGATTGTTGTTCGGGATAAAGACGGCGTCATCCACGAAAATGTAAAGATGTGGACCTACTGGTGTCTTGTGGAAGGCACCCTGGGAGTCGACCCGGACTTCGGCAATGATAACCTGGGCAATCTACCCCCGGTTATCCATGTGGACACGGATGCACCCCTTTATTCCAGTGAAGACGGATCACTAATTACTGACGAACCGTGGGGAATTTATTACAAGCCGGACTGCCGTTTTGGTGGCATCCAGGGTGGTTCGGCGCCCTATGTGGTGGAAGGCGATCCGGATGTGGATCCCTATGGCATTGATTCCCCCGATTTTGTGGTGGGACCGGAATTCGTTCATATGTGGACATCTGCTCTGGCCCATTGTCAAAAACGCTACGAGGATAAGTACCGCTATTACAAGGATGAGCCCTCCGGGGGTCTGGGCTGCTTTACGCCTGACAATTTTCCTGTTTTTGATGTATTCAGGCAGAATTGTTACATGATTCTCGACTCCAATCACGGCTACAAGATGATCGGCGTGGGTCAATTGGTGGCCAAAGAGGTTCTGGGGCGGAAGCAGAGGCTGCTGGAACCTTTCCGATTTGACCGTTATGAAAAGGGCGGGTTGCATCCGGTATCCCACAGCCCGTTTCCGTGGAGTTGA
- the ccsB gene encoding c-type cytochrome biogenesis protein CcsB, whose product MISPWFSLALGLYLLAAGGFTVFIIKQQKWAFRCSYWILVAGFVFHTLFLGYGYYQLGTAPVLDLRSALSFFAWTLAGVYLIVQARFKLRVLGSFVAPLAAFLMIISSAMPWTAGPVKPLFKSIWLTIHVGTVFIGDALLAIAFLAAVMYLIQERQIKQKRLGSMYSRLPSLATLDAINYNSIVYGFPFLTLGMITGSIYAQVALGRYWQWDPKEVWSLISWLFYAALLHQRLAVGWQGRRAAVMSIVCFGVLIFTFVGASLLMGGYHSFSSMGAR is encoded by the coding sequence ATGATATCGCCCTGGTTCAGCCTGGCCCTTGGCCTCTACCTCCTGGCGGCAGGCGGATTTACGGTATTTATCATCAAACAGCAGAAATGGGCCTTCAGGTGTTCCTACTGGATTCTGGTGGCCGGATTTGTGTTCCATACGCTGTTTTTGGGATATGGCTACTATCAATTGGGGACGGCCCCGGTCCTGGATCTCAGGTCGGCACTCTCGTTCTTTGCATGGACTCTTGCGGGTGTTTATCTCATTGTGCAGGCCCGGTTCAAGTTGAGGGTCCTGGGGTCATTTGTCGCGCCTCTGGCGGCCTTCCTGATGATCATCTCTTCGGCCATGCCCTGGACCGCGGGACCGGTAAAGCCCCTTTTCAAGAGCATCTGGCTCACGATCCATGTGGGGACCGTGTTTATAGGGGATGCGCTCCTGGCTATCGCGTTTCTGGCAGCCGTCATGTACCTGATCCAGGAACGGCAGATCAAACAGAAGCGTCTGGGTTCCATGTACAGCCGGCTCCCTTCTCTGGCCACGCTCGACGCCATCAATTATAATTCCATCGTCTACGGGTTTCCATTCCTGACCCTCGGCATGATTACCGGATCGATTTATGCCCAGGTTGCCCTGGGGCGCTACTGGCAGTGGGACCCCAAGGAGGTGTGGTCCCTGATCTCCTGGTTGTTCTATGCGGCCCTTCTTCACCAGAGGCTTGCCGTAGGGTGGCAGGGTCGACGGGCGGCCGTTATGTCGATTGTCTGTTTCGGCGTATTGATTTTTACCTTTGTGGGGGCCAGTCTCCTGATGGGGGGATATCACAGTTTCAGCAGCATGGGGGCGCGGTGA
- a CDS encoding M20 family metallopeptidase produces MASVSEEVLLLTQDLLRFNTINPPGQEKACVDFLAERLEGSGFEVGTYEFSAGRPTLVARLRGGGENLPLCYAGHIDTVPLGDSQWTRDPFCGEVDGDKLYGRGASDMKGGIAACVVSALEMAKHPHRQADILLVIAASEETGCEGSAYVASLKDVLGEAGGLIIAEPTSNRLFIGHKGVLWLELKTRGIAAHGSMPGQGVNAIYAAAEAVLKLRDADLGYPSHPVLGAATLNVGTIAGGTRINIVPDQVSIQVDIRTVPGRTSDETISDLKRVLGADVEINSLFDLDAVATDPDNRWIQEVSAIVSRYSDNPAPPKGLPYFTDAAVLTPAFNSVPTIILGPGEAEMAHRTDEFCFIPRLFEAVEIYSEISRRWCKVSDA; encoded by the coding sequence ATGGCATCCGTTTCCGAAGAAGTCCTGTTACTGACGCAAGACCTGCTGCGCTTCAACACGATTAATCCCCCCGGACAAGAGAAAGCATGTGTGGATTTTCTCGCAGAACGCCTTGAAGGGTCGGGTTTCGAGGTGGGGACCTATGAGTTCAGTGCCGGAAGGCCCACCCTCGTTGCTCGCCTTCGGGGAGGCGGGGAAAATCTGCCGCTCTGCTATGCCGGGCATATAGACACAGTCCCGCTGGGGGACTCACAATGGACCCGGGATCCTTTTTGCGGAGAAGTCGACGGAGACAAGCTCTATGGTCGCGGGGCCTCTGATATGAAGGGGGGCATCGCTGCGTGCGTGGTGAGTGCACTGGAAATGGCGAAACATCCCCATCGTCAGGCGGACATCCTTCTGGTGATAGCGGCGTCCGAAGAAACGGGCTGTGAAGGCTCGGCCTATGTGGCGTCGTTGAAGGACGTGCTCGGAGAAGCCGGCGGTCTCATCATTGCCGAACCGACTTCCAACAGACTTTTCATCGGCCACAAAGGGGTATTGTGGCTCGAACTGAAAACAAGAGGTATTGCAGCGCACGGTTCCATGCCCGGACAAGGGGTAAATGCCATATATGCAGCGGCTGAGGCTGTACTCAAGCTAAGAGACGCCGACCTGGGGTATCCCTCCCATCCGGTTCTGGGCGCCGCTACGTTGAATGTGGGGACGATTGCCGGCGGAACACGGATAAACATTGTGCCCGACCAGGTTTCGATTCAGGTCGATATTCGTACGGTACCTGGAAGGACCTCAGATGAAACCATCAGCGATCTCAAGAGGGTCCTGGGAGCGGACGTCGAGATAAATTCCCTGTTCGATCTTGATGCGGTAGCTACTGATCCGGACAACAGATGGATTCAAGAGGTGTCTGCAATCGTATCGCGCTATTCGGATAATCCTGCTCCGCCCAAGGGCCTCCCCTACTTCACGGATGCAGCCGTACTGACTCCGGCATTTAACTCGGTTCCGACGATCATCCTGGGTCCCGGCGAGGCCGAGATGGCTCATAGAACAGATGAATTTTGTTTCATTCCCAGGCTTTTTGAGGCGGTTGAGATCTACTCGGAAATTTCCCGGCGCTGGTGCAAGGTGTCAGACGCATAG
- a CDS encoding cupin domain-containing protein: MISGSKGNHASLSEFETKVASEIAVWRQAEWGDMRVGYETYLADFDDAELLRGLPDDRCQCPHWGYLLTGRMTVRYADHEEVVKAGEVYYMAPGHTMAVEAGTVLIEFSPKEEFRRLTEIAEKNFSRMKKADA; the protein is encoded by the coding sequence ATGATTTCCGGATCTAAAGGCAATCATGCATCGCTCTCGGAATTCGAGACAAAGGTTGCATCCGAAATAGCCGTCTGGAGGCAGGCCGAGTGGGGTGACATGCGCGTGGGTTACGAAACATATTTAGCGGATTTCGACGATGCGGAGCTGCTCAGAGGGCTCCCGGATGATCGATGTCAATGCCCTCACTGGGGATACCTCTTGACGGGACGAATGACGGTTCGCTATGCCGATCATGAAGAAGTGGTTAAGGCAGGAGAGGTGTATTACATGGCCCCGGGGCACACCATGGCGGTTGAGGCCGGCACCGTCCTCATTGAGTTTAGTCCCAAAGAGGAGTTCCGAAGGCTGACGGAGATTGCGGAAAAGAATTTTTCCCGGATGAAAAAGGCAGACGCCTAG